A segment of the Panacibacter ginsenosidivorans genome:
GCAAGACTTAAACTTACAAAACGTTCCAGCATAACGGCTGAATATTATTACCAGTTGCCTAACAGCAGATTTCCAAATACACATAATTCTTTTTCTTTGGGTTACGAAGTAGAAACCGGCGGCCATGTATTCCAGTTGCATGTTACCAATTCTACCGGTATGACGGAGCCAACATTTATTAATGAAACAACAGGCAGTTGGAATGCTGGCGACATACATTTCGGTTTCAATATTTCAAGGGTCTTCAATATAAATACAAAGCGAAGAGAGTTGCCTGATCTGAATGCGACTTCAGCCAAAAATGATAAGCATGCAGGTACCTATACACCAAATGAAACACCTGATTCTTCTAAAGTGTATTTTGTGCAGAGCACCTTTGCCGGTACGCATATTATAAACGGGCAGAGTATAGAAACGACACAAAAGGGTATACTTAATTTTATTATACTGCATCGTTTTGGCACACTAAACTCTGGTTTTTATAATGCTTTTGGCTTAGATGCTGCATCTATGCGCATAGGGTTTGAATATGGTATTACTAACAGGTTGGCCATTGGGTTTGGCAGAAGTACTTTTGAAAAGCAATATGATGGGATGCTTAAGTATCGTTTATTATGGCAATCAGAAGGCAAGCGCACAATACCACTATCCCTAACACTTGCTTCATCTGTAAATCTAAAAACACTTAAAAGCGACGCTTCCGATTCAATAAAAATAAACGCATCCGACAGGTATTCTTATTCTTTCCAGGCAATACTTGCACGCAAATTTGGCAAACCATTTTCCTTGCAGTTAATGCCTACAGTCATACATTACAATGTAGCACCTGCCGCAAATATTTCAAATGATGTATATGCACTTGGTGCTGGTGCAAGAGTAAGGGTTACACCAAGCACATACCTTACCTTCGAATACTATTACCAATTGCCTGGCCACCAGTTACCTGGTACTTATAATTCATTTTCTATTGGCTATGAAATTGAAACAGGCGGCCATGTATTCCAGTTGCATGTTACAAATTCTACCGGCATGACTGACCGGACCTTTATTGCAGAAACCACAGGCCGCTGGAACAAAGGCGATATTCATTTCGGTTTTAATATTTCCAGGGTATTCGTAGTAAAAAAAGCCAAAAGCGTTAATGAATAATTCAGCACTTTTTGTAGCCAAAACAGATACAGATGAAGTGCTTGCGACGCAAGGGACGCGGCTATAAAAAAACTGCAGCTGGTATTTAAAGAAATACAATAATGAACCGGGCCTTAGTAATGCTGTTAAACTTCTGTTGCGTCGCACTCCTGTGCTGCATTGCAGGCAGCAGCAATAGCAATCTCAACTGCAAAAAAACGTTTACATAATGCAAATCATACACTAAACGGGAAATTATGTGTAAACTGCGTTATGTTTTTGAGATCAACGAATAAATATGCTGTCATAACTTTTTTGTTCCTGCTAACCGGTTGCTTTGGTTTTGTGCAGGCACAATCTATTTATCAAACGGTAAGTGGTAAAATATCTTTTAGTTCAGAAGCGCCTCTTGAATTGATCAGGGCTTCGTCTGATC
Coding sequences within it:
- a CDS encoding DUF5777 family beta-barrel protein encodes the protein MYRIKSLIIFLSVFTCVHVFAQDVNLDSLLDAEMSKKTKSEIQYTDATFKTSRLINGHSVETTQPGVFDLKISHRFGTLNQGPYQLFGLDQASVRIGGDYGVTKRLTVGGGRSSFEKQYDAFLKYRLLWQSSGKRNIPLSVTLVASSILKTIKNADATDSLKRNASDRYSFAFQALIARKFSSSFSMQLMPTLVHYNIVPTDNMPNDFYSIGAGARLKLTKRSSITAEYYYQLPNSRFPNTHNSFSLGYEVETGGHVFQLHVTNSTGMTEPTFINETTGSWNAGDIHFGFNISRVFNINTKRRELPDLNATSAKNDKHAGTYTPNETPDSSKVYFVQSTFAGTHIINGQSIETTQKGILNFIILHRFGTLNSGFYNAFGLDAASMRIGFEYGITNRLAIGFGRSTFEKQYDGMLKYRLLWQSEGKRTIPLSLTLASSVNLKTLKSDASDSIKINASDRYSYSFQAILARKFGKPFSLQLMPTVIHYNVAPAANISNDVYALGAGARVRVTPSTYLTFEYYYQLPGHQLPGTYNSFSIGYEIETGGHVFQLHVTNSTGMTDRTFIAETTGRWNKGDIHFGFNISRVFVVKKAKSVNE